ttgaaaaatataaatgtagacACAAATACAGAAAACATCTATGAGGAGAATGATCCAATCGAAGATGGTACATTAGGACCATATTCGAGGCACCCTACAAAGCTTAGAAAAAAGTCTACAGATAATACAAATgaggaattaataaatatcttgcAAACATCTATGGGTGGCCGACCATGGAGAGAAACTttggaagaagatgaagaccGCATGTTTTTATTATCGCTTTTGTcatcatttaaaaagattcCCGAGCATAAAAAGTCATTAacgaaaattcaaataatacaATTGATCGAATCGGCTCAATTCACGGATAATTTTCCAGATTTAAAACGGCCACAAACGAATATACAATTGAATAATTACAAGATGCATGATTGTAATCAAAGTGATTACTATCAGACGCATCATACTACCGGTCGACATACAACAACTTTGGAAAATCTACAACAATCTCAACATTTTTCATCGTCCACGTCGTCCTCTGAAAAATCTGAGTATTAGAATTcatattcattttcaaattttcaaattttatttcatcagtTCATATCtttaagttttattattgtattatatgttttattgtACCTGAATAAATaacttattttaaaataagaaatagttTTCCTTCAGGAGGAATCGAAAATATCGTACTTCTATTCGTGATTGTTAAGCCTATCGTGAGCATTGTCAATCAGTTGTCGACGATTATTGGATTTAAGAGCACGCTATCGCTTTTGCACGAAAACATGAGCGacggtgaaaaaaaaaagccttGAGACTTTCAAAAATAATCGAGACGAATTAAGAGAACCGAATGagatattgatataatacaaaataagaaTCGCGTTACCAATTAATCGGAAAATAATAGATGTTAAGacttatcgtaaaaattattcactagcgattataaatctatacatgatagatacatataatagaaaccaaaattatatttaattaaactaaaATAATGTGTAATAATCTTTACACGATACAAAGAGTAGGTGAGCTAATTGAATAGATTCCAAGAGTGAATGTTCTCTGAAAAGATTCTTTGAATGTTTTATAAAGAGTGAATGTCTGATTAGGATTGCCGAGTATAGTGGTACAGATGAACAGCAAATAACGTACGTTGACGTACGTTAACGCACGTTGACGCACCTTGACGTACATTGACCTACGTTGACActcaatattttatactctATCAAACTTTCGCTACGACGGATATAActacttatatacattttgaaaATAGCAATGCACACGAGCGTGTAATGTTTCTTGCAGTTACTCCGTTGCTATATCGGAatgtaatatttgaaaaattcatatatatttctttagatGACCTtaacaatcgataaaaaatcggTTTCCTCCAGATGAAAAAATACGTAGTGTGGAAACAACGCACGTTTGTACTGCTCATTCGCGACAACGACAACGGTGCATGTCATTTATGGATCGATGCAGATGAAAAGCAAATGACAGACGATGATACgcgttattattttaacgtgTCAGTAAACTCAGGTAacattaaataagaaaaattaaaataatttgataaaatatttgttggaCGAAGTCTTGAAGCggtatgaaaataatttatttaaaagcgAAGATGATTAAAACATTGGATAAATTGAGAAGACAATTGAAGAAAGTTATAACGACGGCGACAGTGatttagaatattaaatatttttagttttatagttttttattttttaatatagtttttaataCTTAAATATCGAAGAGTTGCTtgtatttgataatataaaataaatgaagatagcaatgtaatattctttatttttcgatttatgGAGAAATGACAATatctatcaaaaataatattttttctgtaattGAAGATTAGTATTTTATCATTGATTTTatcattgaattatatttagcATTGAAGATTagtatttta
The DNA window shown above is from Vespula pensylvanica isolate Volc-1 chromosome 18, ASM1446617v1, whole genome shotgun sequence and carries:
- the LOC122635408 gene encoding uncharacterized protein LOC122635408, which translates into the protein MNFDTEKFILEIEAHKAIWDSSCNDYTNREIKKAQWEEIINIFASEDFTEKEKKEFGLNLQKRWKNLRSCFSREVRRMKNANNLSPASRKSPYIFYNQLQFLKNINVDTNTENIYEENDPIEDGTLGPYSRHPTKLRKKSTDNTNEELINILQTSMGGRPWRETLEEDEDRMFLLSLLSSFKKIPEHKKSLTKIQIIQLIESAQFTDNFPDLKRPQTNIQLNNYKMHDCNQSDYYQTHHTTGRHTTTLENLQQSQHFSSSTSSSEKSEY